The following are encoded in a window of Fluviibacter phosphoraccumulans genomic DNA:
- a CDS encoding response regulator transcription factor, translated as MTHKILIVDDEPNIVMSIEFLLKKEGFVTETAGDGDAALEKVRSFVPDLVLLDVMMPKKSGFEVCEVLRSDTASHQPRIIMLTAKGRETEQAKGLALGADAYMLKPFSTKDLVAKIREILAA; from the coding sequence ATGACGCACAAAATTTTGATTGTTGATGACGAACCGAATATCGTCATGTCGATTGAATTTTTATTAAAGAAGGAAGGTTTTGTCACAGAGACCGCTGGCGATGGTGATGCCGCTCTGGAAAAGGTGCGTAGCTTTGTCCCGGACCTGGTGTTGCTGGACGTGATGATGCCTAAGAAATCCGGGTTTGAAGTGTGTGAGGTGCTGCGTTCCGATACCGCGTCACATCAGCCGCGCATTATCATGCTGACCGCCAAAGGCCGAGAAACGGAACAGGCCAAAGGATTGGCGCTGGGCGCCGATGCCTACATGTTAAAACCGTTCTCCACCAAGGATCTGGTGGCCAAAATACGAGAAATTCTTGCTGCCTGA
- a CDS encoding 3'-5' exonuclease, which produces MFLRDLTAKWRFVLAVGVLGLLMTGPFLLTSLLIWLGASPGMREVLVEHLLPQVPLGGMLTATGFVLGLVLIRRLFNRYVTGMAAMVEELRLMLGSNRSFRITEEGPPELRELVRAINDLATQRDAYIDDVESQVAKAKANVEEEKNRLAALMSELAQAVVVSNLDGRILLYNNRARFMFESLAKGPTSVSSGALIGLGRSITSILETSQVDYARETIRIQLERGNRHPVANFVTTTDNGQLIRVQIAPVLRHRSEASAQQVASGYILLIENITRVLEQESLRDEVLGELTEGSRASLGTLRAAVEMLADHPDMGAEDRDRFVGVLASEVTRMSQRLDDTLTSLSDTLRQHWPLDDMLAADVIEAAGRRIHERLKLPVDVNTMTEVPLWIRADSFSLVSALTFLATRIEEAGEVRSFALKLDSDDRFVHIDLVWTGLSMSTETVLTWEIEPMRQDHGVNPPTLREVLDRHAGEIWYQRQRTTTQASIRLLLPRATPEQDASSLAARNESADRPEYYDFDLFDRPMGQVDLDQPLSELVYTVFDTETTGLEPANGDEIIQIGALRIVNGRLLHQEHFDQLVDPRCHLKAASIAIHGITDSMLLGQPTIDLVLPAFHDFCADTVLVGHNVAFDMRFLELKEATLGVRFDQPVLDTLLLSAVAHPNQQSHSLEAIMQRLGIQMEQRHNALADATATAQVFMRILPALAEQGVVTLRQALAASQKTYFAQVKY; this is translated from the coding sequence ATGTTTTTACGTGATCTCACTGCGAAGTGGCGCTTTGTGCTTGCCGTTGGCGTACTCGGTCTTTTAATGACGGGTCCGTTCTTGTTAACGTCGCTGCTCATCTGGCTGGGCGCGTCTCCCGGTATGCGCGAGGTGTTGGTTGAGCATCTGCTGCCGCAAGTGCCACTGGGTGGCATGCTGACGGCAACGGGTTTTGTGCTGGGCTTGGTTTTGATTCGCCGCTTATTCAACCGTTATGTAACGGGGATGGCGGCCATGGTTGAAGAACTCCGGCTCATGCTCGGCTCCAATCGGTCGTTCCGCATTACCGAAGAAGGCCCGCCTGAATTACGCGAGCTCGTACGTGCCATTAACGATCTGGCCACGCAGCGAGATGCCTACATTGATGACGTAGAGTCACAAGTCGCCAAAGCCAAGGCTAACGTTGAGGAAGAAAAGAACCGACTGGCCGCATTGATGTCCGAATTGGCCCAGGCCGTTGTTGTGTCTAACCTGGATGGTCGAATTCTGCTTTACAACAACCGCGCACGCTTTATGTTCGAGTCCTTGGCCAAAGGGCCGACCTCGGTATCGAGTGGCGCATTGATCGGCCTCGGGCGCTCGATCACCTCAATTCTGGAAACCAGCCAGGTTGATTACGCACGCGAAACCATTCGGATTCAGCTGGAGCGCGGCAATCGTCACCCCGTAGCGAACTTCGTCACCACAACCGATAACGGACAACTGATTCGTGTGCAAATTGCCCCGGTATTACGGCACCGTTCAGAGGCATCGGCGCAGCAGGTTGCCTCGGGCTACATCCTCCTGATTGAAAACATTACGAGGGTGCTGGAGCAGGAATCGCTTCGCGATGAAGTACTGGGTGAGTTGACGGAGGGCAGCCGCGCCTCCTTGGGCACCTTACGTGCTGCTGTAGAAATGCTGGCGGATCATCCAGACATGGGCGCAGAGGATCGAGACCGTTTTGTCGGCGTCCTGGCTTCCGAAGTGACCCGCATGAGCCAGCGTCTGGACGATACGCTGACATCGCTGTCTGATACCTTGCGTCAGCATTGGCCGTTGGATGACATGCTTGCTGCCGATGTAATTGAGGCTGCTGGCCGTCGTATTCACGAGCGTTTAAAGCTGCCCGTGGACGTGAATACCATGACGGAAGTGCCGCTATGGATTCGGGCGGATAGTTTCTCTTTAGTGAGTGCCTTGACTTTCCTGGCGACGCGGATTGAAGAGGCGGGCGAAGTACGTTCCTTCGCGCTTAAACTGGACTCCGATGATCGCTTTGTGCACATTGATTTGGTCTGGACCGGACTCTCGATGTCAACGGAAACGGTGTTGACCTGGGAAATTGAACCCATGCGCCAGGACCATGGCGTCAATCCGCCGACGCTGCGCGAAGTGCTGGATCGGCACGCCGGTGAAATCTGGTATCAGCGCCAGCGAACAACAACGCAAGCATCCATTCGTTTGCTGCTGCCAAGGGCAACGCCAGAGCAGGATGCATCAAGCCTGGCGGCGCGCAATGAGTCTGCAGATCGCCCGGAATATTACGATTTTGATTTGTTTGACCGCCCGATGGGGCAGGTAGATCTGGATCAACCCTTGTCTGAACTGGTCTATACCGTATTTGATACCGAAACGACGGGGCTTGAACCCGCGAACGGCGACGAGATTATTCAGATTGGTGCGCTGCGTATTGTGAATGGGCGTCTGTTGCATCAGGAGCACTTCGACCAACTGGTGGATCCGCGTTGTCATCTGAAAGCCGCCAGTATCGCCATTCACGGCATTACGGACAGCATGCTGCTGGGCCAGCCAACGATTGATCTGGTCTTGCCGGCTTTTCATGATTTCTGTGCCGATACGGTGCTGGTTGGCCACAATGTGGCATTCGATATGCGATTCCTGGAGCTTAAGGAAGCCACCCTGGGCGTACGCTTTGATCAGCCCGTGCTGGACACCCTGCTGCTCTCCGCAGTGGCCCATCCGAATCAGCAAAGTCATAGCCTGGAAGCCATCATGCAACGTTTGGGTATCCAGATGGAACAGCGCCATAACGCCTTAGCCGATGCCACAGCCACGGCCCAAGTCTTTATGCGTATTCTGCCTGCTTTGGCAGAGCAGGGCGTTGTCACCCTCCGGCAAGCCTTGGCAGCCTCTCAGAAAACCTATTTTGCTCAAGTGAAGTATTGA
- a CDS encoding putative nucleotidyltransferase substrate binding domain-containing protein, translated as MNQFGENSFAVNRAQDLAKKIELADSIETLVIYAEEARRIDESFLGAGLGGALSTYGISWLNDCLAARVVALSAEESRLPAANWCWISLGSEGRHEQTLVTDQDNGLIFSSSDEHEATLLRNVFLPFAQKVNQRLAECGFTLCSGDIMAGNPAWCRSEDEWKGLFFDWIHKPEPSSLLNASIFFDVRPLYGDFSLVTPLRTLLAKWAPHAETFLRLMATNALAAEPPIGFTGDVVMEKEGKEKFIDIKKYGIRIFVDVARIIGLAHGVSSASTRTRFLEAGEKFGMSALDVSAALQAMSELQRLRLSHQHQAIEAGKNPDNHLHPDELSSYDEAVLREGLKQAKRLQQRLKLTYRL; from the coding sequence ATGAACCAGTTTGGTGAAAACAGTTTTGCCGTAAACCGTGCCCAGGACTTGGCCAAAAAGATTGAGCTGGCCGATAGTATTGAGACGCTGGTCATTTATGCCGAAGAAGCACGTCGGATCGACGAGTCTTTTTTGGGGGCGGGTCTGGGGGGGGCTTTAAGCACCTACGGGATTTCATGGCTTAATGATTGCCTGGCGGCGCGTGTGGTCGCCCTGTCGGCGGAAGAATCACGGTTGCCTGCAGCGAACTGGTGCTGGATCAGTCTGGGGTCAGAGGGGCGTCATGAACAGACCTTAGTGACCGACCAGGACAATGGCCTTATTTTCTCGTCATCGGATGAGCATGAGGCCACACTGTTGCGCAATGTGTTTTTGCCTTTTGCCCAGAAGGTGAATCAGCGCCTGGCCGAGTGCGGGTTTACCCTGTGCTCGGGTGACATCATGGCGGGTAATCCGGCATGGTGCCGATCTGAAGACGAGTGGAAAGGTTTGTTTTTTGACTGGATTCATAAGCCAGAGCCTTCGTCCTTGCTGAATGCGTCCATCTTTTTTGATGTGCGGCCGCTCTACGGCGACTTTAGTTTGGTCACGCCCTTGCGTACCTTGCTGGCCAAATGGGCGCCGCATGCAGAAACCTTTCTGCGACTGATGGCCACCAATGCGCTGGCGGCTGAGCCACCGATTGGCTTTACCGGCGATGTGGTGATGGAAAAGGAAGGCAAAGAGAAGTTTATCGACATCAAGAAATACGGTATTCGCATTTTTGTCGATGTGGCACGGATCATCGGTCTGGCGCATGGGGTTTCTTCAGCCAGCACGCGTACCCGCTTTTTGGAAGCCGGCGAGAAGTTCGGGATGTCGGCACTGGATGTCTCGGCGGCCCTGCAAGCCATGTCCGAACTGCAGCGTTTGCGGTTGTCGCATCAGCATCAGGCAATCGAAGCCGGTAAGAATCCGGATAACCACCTGCACCCCGATGAACTCAGCAGCTATGATGAAGCGGTGTTGCGTGAAGGTTTAAAGCAGGCCAAACGACTGCAGCAGCGCCTGAAGCTGACTTACCGGCTGTGA